The following coding sequences are from one Longimicrobiaceae bacterium window:
- a CDS encoding tetratricopeptide repeat protein → MNRGATPAISQGRSRRWHIPPPLVHGREPLEGGAVLNEIRGTLGMLLWEILRDVRLWVDTPAEARDGLFAPEAGSRRRTLIAAAEVPPVLAAPIRSIGRLLECADAISAEEIAAACAAVESWAEDRGALETALAFAQSRALLCPFQPETALAVARLAQRAGDHALAELWYRRAAGIARRARAWKVYSHAFSGLGTLYRERGNLPSAHRYHLRALRGARRGGMGTEAAIALHDLFGVAVEAGRKREARRYAREALAAYPRRSPRRAALAHDIAYLWMEEGDFARAEQIFRRVLPLMQHPVERLWVAADLVRAAAGSGNEPVALRMAERVRRACEQPELASAAARALLEVAHGELQLRRWEAAAATARSALELARARREGRVMLAAEAVVEAAERRRTVVARQASPFAGPSPRRRKADDDTLAGELILSLRELAGGSSGEMGIEAFEESTLMSLPPAEAGTL, encoded by the coding sequence ATGAATCGAGGCGCCACACCGGCAATCTCGCAGGGCCGCTCACGTCGCTGGCACATCCCGCCACCCCTCGTCCATGGACGGGAGCCGCTGGAGGGCGGAGCCGTCCTGAACGAGATTCGAGGCACGCTGGGCATGTTGCTGTGGGAAATCCTGCGCGACGTGCGCCTCTGGGTGGACACGCCGGCCGAAGCGCGCGACGGCCTTTTCGCTCCCGAAGCCGGGTCGCGGCGGCGCACGTTGATCGCGGCGGCGGAGGTTCCTCCGGTCCTGGCAGCGCCCATCCGGTCGATCGGGCGCCTGCTCGAATGCGCCGATGCCATCTCGGCGGAGGAGATCGCCGCGGCGTGTGCGGCGGTGGAGAGTTGGGCGGAGGATCGGGGTGCGCTCGAGACTGCTCTGGCTTTCGCCCAGAGCCGGGCACTGCTGTGCCCTTTCCAGCCCGAGACCGCCCTGGCGGTCGCGCGTCTCGCGCAGCGCGCCGGAGACCACGCGCTGGCGGAGCTCTGGTACCGACGCGCTGCGGGGATCGCGCGTCGGGCTCGTGCCTGGAAGGTCTACTCCCACGCCTTCAGCGGGCTGGGCACCCTGTACCGCGAGCGGGGCAATCTCCCCTCGGCCCACCGCTATCACCTCCGCGCGCTGCGCGGCGCGCGGCGGGGCGGGATGGGCACGGAAGCCGCCATCGCCCTCCACGACCTGTTCGGTGTGGCGGTAGAGGCGGGTCGGAAGCGCGAGGCCCGCCGCTACGCCCGGGAGGCACTGGCGGCCTACCCGCGGCGGAGTCCGCGGCGGGCGGCACTCGCACACGACATCGCCTATCTCTGGATGGAGGAGGGGGACTTCGCCCGGGCAGAGCAGATCTTCCGGCGGGTCCTGCCGTTGATGCAGCACCCGGTGGAACGCCTCTGGGTGGCTGCCGACCTCGTGCGCGCCGCCGCCGGTTCCGGCAACGAGCCTGTCGCCCTGCGCATGGCGGAGCGGGTACGGCGCGCCTGCGAACAGCCCGAGCTTGCGTCGGCGGCCGCGCGCGCCCTGCTGGAGGTCGCACACGGCGAGCTCCAGCTGAGGCGGTGGGAGGCCGCGGCCGCGACGGCCCGCTCGGCACTGGAACTGGCGCGCGCCCGTCGTGAGGGGCGCGTGATGTTGGCCGCAGAGGCCGTGGTGGAGGCCGCCGAACGTAGACGCACCGTGGTGGCCCGGCAGGCGTCGCCCTTTGCCGGGCCGTCGCCGCGCCGGAGGAAGGCGGATGATGATACCCTGGCGGGAGAGCTGATTCTATCACTCCGTGAGCTCGCTGGGGGAAGCTCGGGTGAGATGGGGATCGAGGCCTTTGAGGAGAGCACTTTGATGTCCCTGCCGCCAGCGGAGGCTGGCACCCTTTGA
- the fabF gene encoding beta-ketoacyl-ACP synthase II, translating to MSQRVVVTGVGMVTALGNSAALTWERAIQGVSGVERVTRFEPGDLPPEICVAAEVKDFDPSPVVDRKEQRRVDLFIQYALVAADEALRHAGLDGLAPVPDPDETGVIVGSGIGGIGTILETARLAAERGSGRVSPFFIPSVITNLAAGHVAMRTGARGPNYATVSACATSNHALGDAFYTIQRGDARMMIAGGAEAAINPLSFAGYHAARALVTEYDEPRTASRPFDARRNGFVHGEGAAILVLEALEAARQRGATILAEVIGMGMSSDAHHITAPPENGEGAALAMHRALRSAGISPEEVDYINAHGTSTPLGDVAETRAIRAVFGDHADRLMVSSTKSMLGHALGATSAIEAGLTVFALRESVVPPTINLTHPDPECDLDYVPLEARHAPIRVAMSNSFGFGGANTSLILRRWDED from the coding sequence ATGAGTCAACGTGTGGTCGTCACGGGAGTGGGGATGGTCACCGCTCTGGGTAACTCGGCAGCGCTCACCTGGGAGCGTGCGATCCAGGGCGTCTCGGGCGTCGAACGGGTCACCCGCTTCGAGCCCGGAGACCTGCCACCCGAGATATGCGTGGCCGCCGAGGTGAAGGACTTCGATCCATCGCCGGTGGTCGACCGCAAGGAGCAGCGCCGGGTGGACCTCTTCATCCAGTATGCCCTGGTCGCGGCCGACGAGGCACTCCGTCACGCGGGACTGGACGGGCTCGCCCCGGTTCCCGATCCGGACGAGACGGGGGTGATCGTGGGATCGGGGATCGGTGGAATCGGCACGATTCTCGAGACTGCCCGGCTCGCCGCGGAGCGGGGGAGTGGAAGGGTCTCCCCCTTTTTCATACCCTCCGTCATCACGAACCTGGCCGCCGGCCACGTGGCGATGCGGACCGGTGCGCGGGGTCCGAACTATGCCACGGTATCGGCCTGTGCGACCAGCAACCACGCCCTCGGCGACGCGTTCTACACGATTCAGCGCGGCGACGCGCGGATGATGATCGCTGGAGGGGCGGAGGCCGCCATCAACCCGCTCTCCTTCGCCGGCTACCACGCCGCCCGCGCCCTGGTGACGGAGTACGACGAGCCGCGGACCGCCTCCCGCCCTTTCGACGCACGGCGGAACGGCTTCGTGCACGGTGAGGGCGCGGCGATCCTGGTGCTCGAAGCCCTGGAGGCGGCGCGCCAGCGCGGCGCGACCATCCTGGCAGAGGTGATCGGGATGGGAATGAGCTCCGACGCCCACCACATCACCGCCCCACCCGAGAATGGCGAGGGTGCGGCCCTGGCCATGCACCGCGCCCTGCGTAGCGCGGGCATCAGTCCGGAAGAGGTCGACTACATCAACGCGCACGGCACCTCCACCCCCCTCGGCGATGTCGCGGAGACCCGAGCCATCCGGGCCGTCTTCGGCGACCACGCCGACCGCCTGATGGTCTCCTCGACCAAGTCGATGCTGGGACATGCGCTGGGGGCCACCTCCGCCATCGAGGCAGGGCTCACGGTGTTCGCCCTGCGAGAGAGCGTCGTGCCTCCCACCATCAACCTCACCCACCCGGACCCGGAGTGCGACCTCGACTACGTGCCGCTCGAGGCACGGCACGCCCCGATCCGGGTGGCGATGTCCAATTCGTTCGGCTTCGGCGGCGCCAATACCTCGCTGATCCTGCGCCGCTGGGACGAGGACTGA
- a CDS encoding response regulator transcription factor has protein sequence MSTQRIRILLADDHAMLRAGLRALLDAESDMEVVGEAGTGEEAVELAERLSPDVVVMDLSMPGIGGLEATRRIAGSTAEAGEEGAGPRVLVLTMHAEEEHLLPVLEAGGSGYVNKRSADEELIEAIRTVARGDVFLYPEAAKLLLQGFRGKPTGEEDPLTRLSERELEVLGFTAEGYSAAEIGKKLSISPKTVDTYRSRIMEKLGLHHRSELVRFALRQGLLKAE, from the coding sequence ATGAGCACCCAACGGATCCGGATCCTGCTCGCCGACGATCATGCCATGCTGCGCGCGGGGCTACGCGCGCTGCTGGACGCGGAGAGTGACATGGAGGTGGTGGGTGAGGCGGGCACCGGCGAGGAGGCAGTCGAGCTCGCCGAGAGGCTGTCACCGGATGTCGTGGTGATGGACCTCTCGATGCCGGGCATCGGAGGCCTCGAAGCAACTCGCCGCATCGCAGGATCAACCGCCGAAGCCGGCGAGGAGGGAGCGGGACCGCGCGTCCTCGTCCTCACCATGCACGCGGAGGAGGAGCACCTCCTTCCCGTGCTCGAGGCGGGCGGGTCAGGGTACGTGAACAAGCGGAGCGCCGACGAAGAGCTGATCGAGGCGATCCGCACCGTGGCGCGCGGTGATGTCTTCCTCTACCCGGAGGCAGCGAAGTTGCTGCTCCAGGGCTTCCGCGGTAAGCCGACGGGGGAGGAGGATCCCCTGACACGGTTGAGCGAGCGCGAGCTGGAAGTGCTCGGCTTCACCGCCGAAGGGTACAGCGCGGCCGAGATCGGTAAGAAGCTATCGATCTCTCCCAAGACGGTGGATACCTACCGCTCCCGAATCATGGAGAAGTTGGGACTCCACCACCGCAGTGAGCTCGTCCGCTTCGCACTGCGACAAGGGCTCCTGAAGGCGGAGTGA
- a CDS encoding hybrid sensor histidine kinase/response regulator, whose protein sequence is MKDDRVRQPSPADPLTTLGQVAGELVHDLANEVQVLQGWAMLARGELAAGNPPVAELQRVLDISSRLGRMLRDMLETVSGQKVSPELVFDPHALTEETVNERVKEMGSLDVRYRCHLPPEVRVAGRASFWSRAVTNLLVNASRHAFLAIRVTLSLREEPGCQRLVVLRVEDDGPGVSPDDQAEIFRPFWRGTGGGAGLGLSSVAWSVRELGGSVRYATDSSLGGAAFEVVVPAAVPLPLPPAPAPALAAQFTGIRLLLIDDDKSVRLALNRLLARAGAEVLEIDPVGLPEAFLLDRIKGVAPDVILLDVHLGDRGGIALWRRLAVDAPELASRVAFVTGLVAGDPTWNEAGATGQPVLGKPFDLSDLLQTLSRLRPSP, encoded by the coding sequence ATGAAGGACGATCGCGTCCGGCAGCCGAGCCCGGCCGATCCGCTCACCACCCTCGGGCAGGTGGCCGGCGAGCTGGTGCACGACCTCGCCAACGAGGTGCAGGTGCTCCAGGGCTGGGCGATGCTGGCGCGCGGCGAGCTGGCCGCGGGCAATCCACCGGTCGCCGAGCTGCAGCGGGTGCTGGACATCTCCAGCCGGCTGGGACGAATGCTCCGCGATATGCTGGAGACCGTCAGCGGTCAGAAGGTGTCTCCAGAGCTCGTCTTCGATCCGCACGCGCTGACGGAAGAGACCGTCAACGAGCGGGTCAAGGAGATGGGCTCGCTCGACGTGCGCTACCGCTGCCACCTGCCGCCCGAGGTCCGGGTCGCCGGCCGGGCCTCGTTCTGGTCGCGCGCCGTCACCAACCTGCTGGTGAACGCTTCCCGGCACGCCTTCCTGGCAATCCGGGTCACCCTCTCGCTGCGAGAGGAGCCGGGCTGCCAGCGGCTGGTGGTCCTGCGTGTGGAGGACGACGGACCGGGGGTAAGCCCGGATGATCAGGCGGAGATCTTCCGACCCTTCTGGCGCGGTACAGGCGGCGGCGCGGGGCTCGGCCTCAGCTCGGTGGCGTGGTCGGTCCGCGAGCTCGGCGGTTCCGTACGCTATGCCACCGACAGCTCGCTGGGGGGCGCGGCGTTCGAGGTGGTCGTTCCGGCGGCCGTGCCGCTGCCGCTTCCTCCCGCTCCGGCGCCGGCGCTGGCCGCACAGTTCACCGGTATCCGGCTCCTGCTGATCGACGACGACAAGTCGGTGCGGCTGGCGCTGAACCGCCTGCTCGCGCGGGCGGGAGCGGAGGTCCTGGAGATCGACCCCGTCGGTCTACCGGAGGCCTTCCTGCTCGATCGCATCAAGGGCGTGGCACCCGACGTGATCCTGCTCGACGTACACCTGGGTGATCGCGGCGGCATCGCCCTCTGGCGCCGACTGGCCGTAGATGCTCCGGAGCTGGCGTCTCGGGTCGCGTTCGTGACGGGCCTGGTGGCCGGCGACCCGACCTGGAACGAGGCAGGGGCCACCGGCCAGCCCGTGCTGGGCAAGCCCTTCGACCTCTCCGATCTGTTGCAGACCCTCTCCAGGCTTCGACCGTCCCCGTAG
- a CDS encoding SURF1 family protein, which produces MASVCIRLGFWQLDRLSQRRERNAALARAMEAPALSLTPDSLRAVAENPERFLYRRVAVQGEYDFRGTALLRGRARRGTPGVHLVTPLRIDGSEAALLIDRGWVPSPDATTVDPRRFRQPGEVALVGYLQLLPSASAGEARPLRIELDGYSVPTFQRLDRIAYRETYPDSLLPFYLERVDEGDAAPTPPVGASPPVLDEGPHLGYAIQWFSFAAIGVIGFLIMVRRSRTTS; this is translated from the coding sequence GTGGCGTCGGTCTGTATTCGGCTCGGTTTCTGGCAGCTCGATCGGCTCTCGCAGCGGCGCGAGCGCAACGCGGCGCTGGCTCGGGCGATGGAGGCTCCAGCTCTCTCGCTCACCCCGGATTCCCTGAGGGCGGTGGCGGAGAACCCGGAGCGCTTCCTCTACCGGCGCGTAGCCGTTCAGGGAGAGTACGACTTCCGCGGCACGGCTCTCCTGCGCGGGCGGGCCCGCCGGGGGACGCCAGGCGTGCACCTGGTCACGCCGCTGCGCATCGACGGCTCCGAGGCCGCGCTGCTGATCGATCGCGGCTGGGTGCCTTCACCCGACGCCACCACGGTGGATCCGCGCCGCTTCCGGCAGCCGGGAGAAGTGGCCCTGGTCGGCTATCTACAGCTCCTTCCCTCGGCTTCCGCGGGGGAGGCGCGCCCGCTCCGGATCGAGCTGGACGGCTACTCCGTTCCCACCTTCCAACGCCTCGACCGCATCGCCTACCGCGAGACGTATCCGGACAGCCTCCTGCCCTTCTATCTCGAGCGTGTCGACGAGGGCGATGCGGCGCCAACGCCTCCCGTGGGCGCGTCTCCACCTGTGCTCGACGAGGGGCCCCACCTCGGGTACGCGATTCAGTGGTTCAGCTTCGCCGCGATCGGGGTGATCGGCTTCCTCATCATGGTCCGCCGATCGCGCACAACCTCCTGA
- a CDS encoding ferritin-like domain-containing protein translates to MAIEIDRAGATDVPTAEIVKGLNDLLQLDHDAIGAYRIAIEKLENRDWAMQISGYLNDHERHVRELNDAIVELGAEPMNEPHATGPFKQALQSLGAVGGDKGLLMAWRANELQVRAKYDRYASKAVFWPDRIKALIDRNALDEERHYRWVVGVLEEMGMRFGAPEEGLVNRLRENLPRVEEVRDRAGAVLVEARTRAAEGLTTAAERLQQAASRQQAEGGPRARAAVAAQRLASGMDATAEFLRSPDPDRLRNDFENRVRENPLRAVLITVAAGFLVGRILR, encoded by the coding sequence GTGGCGATCGAAATCGATCGTGCGGGCGCGACGGATGTCCCCACTGCCGAGATCGTCAAAGGTTTGAACGATCTCCTGCAGCTCGATCACGATGCCATCGGAGCCTACCGCATCGCCATCGAGAAGCTGGAGAATCGCGACTGGGCGATGCAGATCTCGGGCTATCTCAACGATCACGAGCGGCACGTCCGGGAGCTCAACGACGCGATCGTCGAGCTGGGCGCGGAGCCGATGAACGAACCGCACGCGACGGGTCCGTTCAAGCAGGCTCTGCAGAGCCTCGGCGCCGTAGGCGGGGACAAGGGGCTGCTGATGGCGTGGCGTGCGAACGAGCTGCAGGTACGCGCAAAGTACGATCGGTACGCTTCGAAGGCCGTGTTCTGGCCGGATCGGATCAAAGCGCTTATCGATCGAAATGCGCTCGATGAGGAACGCCACTATCGCTGGGTCGTGGGAGTCCTGGAGGAGATGGGCATGCGCTTCGGAGCTCCGGAGGAGGGGCTGGTGAATCGCCTGCGGGAGAACCTGCCGCGGGTGGAGGAAGTCCGCGACCGTGCCGGCGCGGTGCTGGTGGAGGCGCGCACGCGCGCCGCCGAGGGGTTGACCACGGCAGCTGAACGGCTCCAACAGGCCGCGTCCCGGCAGCAGGCAGAGGGCGGTCCGCGAGCGAGAGCCGCGGTGGCGGCGCAGCGGCTGGCGAGCGGCATGGACGCCACGGCCGAGTTCCTCCGCTCTCCCGATCCGGACCGGCTGCGGAACGATTTCGAGAACAGGGTGCGGGAGAATCCTCTCCGCGCCGTCCTGATCACGGTGGCCGCCGGATTCCTGGTCGGTCGCATCCTTCGCTGA
- a CDS encoding DUF3618 domain-containing protein produces the protein MADEHPLTRVAPTAVDGPLRPRREPEFPDDPRAARAEIEATRARMSDTLDEIEEVLLRKKESIRERMDVLAPVRADPIRTIAMIFGAAVLLGFLTAGRNGKRRAERDNRPSLSAGEPLEDLEDDEQDEEAELAWERAEEWEDRAHRLLRIARAQEAELEIHRNRGNALLEELRRLRRRVAREEEYDEDDEDEDELEPGFFERLRQSAVDRLADLVGEISHRMMRGG, from the coding sequence ATGGCTGACGAGCATCCCTTGACCCGCGTCGCGCCGACGGCCGTGGACGGGCCCCTGAGGCCCCGGCGAGAGCCCGAGTTCCCGGACGATCCGCGCGCGGCGCGCGCGGAGATCGAGGCGACCCGCGCCCGTATGTCGGATACGCTGGACGAGATCGAAGAGGTGCTCCTGCGCAAGAAGGAGTCGATCCGTGAGAGGATGGATGTGCTGGCGCCGGTGCGGGCCGACCCGATCCGAACCATCGCGATGATCTTTGGCGCCGCCGTGCTGCTGGGCTTCCTCACGGCGGGTCGGAACGGTAAACGGCGGGCGGAGCGCGACAACCGGCCATCGTTGTCGGCAGGGGAGCCGCTCGAGGACCTCGAGGACGATGAGCAGGATGAGGAGGCCGAGCTCGCCTGGGAGCGTGCCGAGGAGTGGGAGGACCGCGCCCATCGGCTCCTCAGGATCGCCCGGGCCCAGGAGGCCGAGCTGGAGATCCACCGCAATCGCGGCAATGCCCTGCTCGAGGAGTTGCGGAGGCTCCGCCGGCGCGTAGCACGTGAGGAGGAGTACGACGAAGACGACGAGGACGAGGATGAGCTCGAGCCGGGCTTCTTCGAGCGACTGCGGCAGTCGGCGGTGGACCGCCTGGCGGATCTCGTCGGCGAGATCTCGCATCGGATGATGCGGGGAGGCTGA
- a CDS encoding CBS domain-containing protein has protein sequence MARYGMDYGRWGRGERYDRGFRGRDRGFDPDEGYGGYGGGYGGMRSDGWGSDWQRFPGESGWFGDATPGYQGGRYDVGYAGAFRRGGFEDEEGGFGRGMYGGSYGGMGYGGRELGYGGFDYERGSYGHGWGMGSRRRSQRGQTRAAELMTENPECVTPETTLTEVARKMRELNVGIIPVVDNLEHRRLQGVITDRDITVRAMAEGKGGNTTVRECMTTDVETVNKNDPVEEVLQVMEQEQVRRVPVTDREGRLVGIIAQADLAVHFAGDDFARERRVEETIERISEPARPRRAAMAAQSRSSSTMGSASTMGEERAENPRGGRTESTDI, from the coding sequence ATGGCTCGCTACGGAATGGACTATGGCCGTTGGGGCCGCGGAGAGCGGTACGATCGCGGCTTCCGGGGACGAGACCGCGGCTTCGATCCCGATGAGGGCTACGGCGGCTATGGTGGAGGGTACGGAGGAATGCGCTCCGATGGGTGGGGCTCCGATTGGCAACGCTTCCCTGGCGAGAGCGGGTGGTTCGGGGACGCCACTCCGGGTTATCAGGGCGGTAGGTATGACGTGGGGTACGCTGGCGCGTTCCGCCGCGGGGGCTTCGAGGACGAAGAAGGCGGCTTCGGCCGGGGGATGTATGGCGGCAGCTATGGCGGGATGGGCTATGGCGGTCGCGAGCTGGGCTACGGGGGCTTCGACTACGAGCGGGGGAGCTACGGCCATGGTTGGGGGATGGGCTCGCGCCGGCGCAGCCAGCGCGGCCAGACCCGTGCGGCGGAGCTGATGACGGAGAACCCCGAGTGTGTGACGCCCGAGACCACCCTCACCGAGGTCGCTCGCAAGATGCGGGAGCTGAACGTGGGGATCATTCCGGTGGTCGACAATCTGGAGCACCGCCGGCTGCAGGGCGTCATCACCGATCGCGACATCACCGTAAGGGCGATGGCCGAGGGGAAGGGCGGGAACACGACCGTGCGTGAGTGCATGACCACGGACGTGGAGACAGTGAACAAGAACGATCCGGTGGAGGAGGTGCTCCAGGTGATGGAGCAGGAGCAGGTGCGGCGGGTTCCGGTGACCGACCGGGAGGGAAGGTTGGTCGGGATCATTGCGCAAGCGGATCTCGCCGTCCATTTCGCCGGCGATGATTTCGCGCGCGAGCGAAGGGTGGAGGAGACGATCGAGCGCATCAGCGAGCCCGCGCGGCCGCGTCGAGCGGCCATGGCGGCCCAGAGCCGGAGTTCGTCGACGATGGGAAGCGCGTCGACCATGGGAGAGGAGCGCGCCGAGAATCCGCGGGGCGGTCGAACCGAATCGACCGACATCTGA
- a CDS encoding nitronate monooxygenase, with protein MTSALTHPIIIQGGMGVGVSDWVLARAVSIRGQLGVVSGTALDSLFVRRLQDGDKGGNLRRAMEHFPIPGVAAEVLKRYFLPEGRPPGTPYKPVPMYKQVVSRVRHQLTMLANFCEVWLAKEGHDGKVGINLLTKVQMPNLGSLYGAMLAGVDYVLMGAGIPREIPGVLDRFAEHRAASIKMDVEGLGKDEVEYLTFDPQEHWVDADPPELKRPYFLPIIASNSLATMLVRKATGRVDGFVIEGPTAGGHNAPPRGELVVDELGQPVYGERDVVDLQKMAELGLPFWLAGGTGSPDKLRMSLDAGAAGIQVGTLFAYARESGIRKVHKERVLRESMSGNIRVFTDLRASPTGFPFKVVQLEGTMSSEAVYRARERVCDLGYLRTAYRTPDGRLGYRCAAEPVDTYVKKGGALEDTVGRKCLCNALMADIGYGQVRDGNEVEKPLITSGDDLENIQQFAAGRTEYSASEVIDYLLSGILGTEHESRILELQAVGK; from the coding sequence ATGACCTCAGCGCTCACCCACCCCATCATCATTCAGGGGGGTATGGGAGTCGGCGTGTCCGACTGGGTGCTGGCGAGGGCTGTATCGATTCGGGGCCAACTCGGCGTCGTGTCCGGGACCGCCCTCGACAGCCTTTTCGTCCGCCGGTTGCAGGACGGTGACAAAGGAGGAAACCTGCGCCGCGCGATGGAGCATTTCCCCATCCCGGGAGTCGCCGCAGAGGTCCTCAAGCGCTACTTCCTGCCCGAGGGTCGCCCGCCAGGAACGCCGTACAAGCCGGTCCCGATGTACAAGCAGGTGGTCAGCCGGGTCCGGCATCAGCTCACCATGCTCGCCAACTTCTGCGAGGTCTGGCTGGCGAAGGAAGGGCACGACGGTAAGGTCGGCATCAACCTGCTGACGAAGGTCCAGATGCCCAACCTCGGCTCGCTCTACGGAGCGATGCTCGCTGGGGTGGACTACGTGCTGATGGGTGCTGGGATCCCGCGCGAGATCCCGGGGGTGCTGGACCGCTTCGCAGAACACCGCGCCGCTTCGATCAAGATGGACGTCGAGGGGTTGGGGAAGGACGAGGTGGAATACCTCACCTTCGACCCGCAGGAGCACTGGGTGGACGCCGATCCCCCCGAGCTGAAGCGTCCGTACTTCCTGCCGATCATCGCCTCGAACAGCCTGGCCACCATGCTGGTCCGCAAGGCTACGGGCCGGGTGGACGGCTTCGTGATCGAGGGTCCCACGGCTGGCGGGCACAACGCTCCCCCGCGCGGCGAGCTGGTGGTCGACGAGCTGGGACAGCCGGTGTACGGGGAGCGCGACGTGGTGGACCTCCAGAAGATGGCCGAACTGGGTCTTCCCTTCTGGCTGGCGGGAGGCACCGGCTCGCCGGACAAGCTCCGTATGAGCCTCGACGCGGGAGCCGCGGGAATCCAGGTGGGGACGCTGTTCGCCTACGCGCGCGAGTCCGGGATCCGCAAGGTCCACAAGGAACGCGTGCTGCGGGAATCAATGTCGGGGAACATTCGGGTCTTCACCGACCTGCGTGCCTCACCCACGGGCTTCCCCTTCAAGGTCGTGCAGCTGGAAGGAACGATGTCCAGCGAAGCGGTCTATCGCGCTCGAGAACGGGTCTGTGACCTCGGATATCTGCGGACGGCTTACCGCACCCCGGACGGAAGGCTGGGCTATCGCTGTGCCGCAGAGCCGGTGGACACCTACGTGAAGAAAGGCGGCGCCCTGGAAGACACCGTGGGCCGTAAGTGCCTGTGTAACGCCCTGATGGCGGACATCGGCTACGGGCAGGTCAGGGACGGGAACGAGGTGGAGAAGCCGCTCATCACCAGCGGCGACGACCTGGAGAACATTCAGCAGTTTGCCGCGGGGCGTACGGAGTACTCCGCGAGCGAGGTGATCGATTATCTCCTCTCCGGAATTCTCGGGACCGAGCACGAAAGCCGGATTCTCGAGTTGCAGGCGGTTGGAAAGTAG